The sequence TCGACAAGGTGGAGATCGAGAAGCTGGTCCAGACGGTGGCGGATGCCACCTGCCGCACCTTCATCCTCCCGGAGAACGTGCGCGGGAAGATTTCCATCATCGGCCCGGAGAATGGCCGCGTGGAGGTCAACGCGGACGCCTTCTACTCCGCCTTCCTCGCCGCGCTCGACGCCAACGGCCTGTCCGTCTACCAGCACGGCCGCTTCCTGAAGATTGTCGACAAGCGCTCGGCGAAGCAGAACCCCATCCCCACCATCGTCGACGAGACGGAGCCGTACACCACCAACGAGCAGATGGTGACCAAGCTCTTCCGCATCAAGAACGTGGAAGTGGAGCCCCTGCGCGGCGTGCTCCAGCAGCTCGTGTCCAAGGACGGCGACACCATCCCGTACCCGCCGGACACCATCATCGTCAACGACGTGGGCTCCAACATCCACCGCCTGGAGCGCATCATCGACCAGCTCGACAGCCGCGCCGCGAGCGACGAGCTGCGCATCATCCAGATTCAGTACGCCACCGCGCAGGACGTGGCCAACACCGTGCAGCGCCTCTTCGAGTCGAAGAACGCTCGCGGCGGCCAGCGCCCCGGCGGCTTCCAGTCCAACGTGAATCCCGGCGGCCCGCCGCAGGAAGTCGCCGTCCAGGCCCAGGGCCAGGAGGGCGCCGGTGGCCCGGTGACGCTGTCGCAAATCATCCCGGACGAGCGCACCAACAAGCTCATCATCGTCGCCAGCCCCGCCGCGTTCGACCGCATCCGGGAGCTGGTGGCCCAGCTCGACATCCCCACCACCAGCGGCGGCCGCATCAACGTCTACCCGCTGGAGAACGCCAACGCCGAGGAGCTGGCCAGCACGCTCCAGTCGCTCGCGCAGGGCACCGCCAACCGCCCGCGCTCGCCCACTCCCCAGCCGCCGCCGGGCATCCCCCGCGCGCCGGGTGGTGGCACGCAGGCCGCGGAGCTGTTCAGCGGCGAGGTGAAGATTTCGGCGGACAAGGGCACCAACTCGCTGGTCATCGTGGCCAGCGCGGCGGACTACAAGAACATCGTCCAAATCATCCAGCAGCTCGACACGCCGCGCCGCCAGGTCTTCGTCGAGGCGGTCATCATGGAGGTCAACCTCAACCGGGACGCCGCGTTCGGCGTCAACCTCCACAGCGGCTTCAGCCTGAAGACGGATGACGGCGCGGTGCCGGGCCTCATCGGCACCAACAACACGGGCAACGGCCTGCCCCCGTCGCTGTCCTTGGGCAGCCTCGCGCAGTTCGGCGGCTTCCTCGCCGGCCTCCAGGGCCCCGTCATCCCCGCGCTGGAGAAGCTCGGCCTGGACATCCCCGCCTTCGGCGTGGTGCTGCACGCCATGCAGCAGAGCTCGGACGTCAACGTGCTCTCCACGCCGCACATCCTCACCAGCGACAACGAGGAGGCGGAAATCACGGTGGGCCAGAACGTGCCCTTCCAGTCCGGCTTCAACCCCTCGTCGCTCGGCTCCACCGTGGGCGGCACCGGCGGCGGCACCACCGGCGGCCTGGGCGGCATCCTCGGCGGGCTCGGCGGCCTGGGCTCGCTGTACGCGCCCATTACCCGCCAGAACGTGGAGCTGAAGCTCACCGTCAAGCCGCAGATCAACGACAGCGACTACATCCGCCTCGTCATCAGCGAGCAGACGGAGGAGATTGCCTCCACGGACCCGGTGCTCGGCCCCACCACCTCGCGCCGCAGCGCGAAGACGACGGTGATTGCCAAGGACCAGGAGACGGTGGTGCTGGGCGGCATCATGCAGGACCGCACCCTGGAGTCCGTCAACAAGGTGCCGGTGCTGGGTGACATCCCCATCATCGGCCACCTGTTCCGCGAGACGACGCGCAAGAAGACGAAGACGAACCTGCTGCTCTTCCTGACGCCCTACATCATCCGGGGCCCCGAGGACTTCCGCATCATCTTCGAGCGCAAGATGAAGGAGCGGCAGCAGTTCGTGGAGCAGTTCTACGGCCAGGTGCCCGGCTACGACGTGGCGGTGGACTTCAGCCACAAGCCCGGCCCGCTGTCGCGCATGAACCAGTCCGTCCTCAAGGAGCAGCAGCGCGCGGAGAACGGCGGCCCCGGCGCCAACGGTGAGCGCATCATCGCCCCCTCCAGCCAGGCCCCCGCCCCGGCGAACGGGCGCCCGGCCCCCGGCTCCTCGCCGGCCCCCGCCCCGGGGACGCCTCCGGCTGAACCGCCGGTGCGGGAAGTCGAGCCGCCTCCGGGTGGTTCCGAACAACCAGTGCCCGTCACACCGACGCAGCCCTCCGAGACGCCCGCTCCCGAGGCGCCTTCCCCGGAGAACCTGCGCGTGCAGCCGGACACGGGGGAACAGACTCCATGAACGTGACCGCAGACCCCACCACCGACGCCACGCCCGCCGCGACGCCCGCGCGCAACGACGCCACCCAGGTCGTCGCGCACGGACTGGCCTTCTACTGCGGCAGGCCGCTGGGGGAGATTCTCCGCGCGCTCGTCCCCTCGCTCACCGAGGAGAAGATCCAGGAGGCACTCACCGTCCAGGCGGAGAAGGGCCAGCGCATCGGCGAGGCCCTGGTGGGCATGCGGGCCGTCTCCGAAGAGGATGTGGCCAAGGCGCTCGGCCACCAGCTCGACCTGCCCTACCTCGCGCGCATCTTCACCGAGGAGGTGGATGCGGAGCTGGTCAAGCGCATCCCCATCAACTTCGCCAAGCAGTCCCACATCCTCCCGCTGTCCACGGAGGGTGACACCGTCGTCGTCGCCGTCGCGGACCCGCTGGACACCTCCGCGATGGACCACGTGCGCCTGCTGGTGGGGCAGAGCATCACCCCGCGGATTGCACTGGCCAGCACCATCATGGACGCCATCAACAGCGTCTATGACCGCTCCGTCAACGAGGCCGAGCAGCTCGTGGACGAGATGGAGACGCAGGACCTGGACGCCATCGCCCACGAGCTGGACGAGCCCACGGACCTGCTCGACGTCAACGACGAGGCGCCGGTCATCCGGCTGGTGAACTCCATCCTCTTCCGCGCCGCCAAGGAGCGCGCGAGCGATATCCACATCGAGCCCATGGAGCGCGAGCTGCTCGTGCGCTTCCGCGTGGACGGCGTGCTGCAGGAAATCATCAAGCCGCCCAAGCGCTACCAGAACGCGATTGTGTCCCGCGTGAAGGTGATGGGGCAGCTCAACATCGCCGAGAAGCGCCTGCCGCAGGACGGCCGCATCCGCATCAAGCTGGCGGGCCGCGACATCGACATCCGTCTGTCCACCATCCCCACGTCCTTCGGCGAGCGCATCGTCATGCGTCTGCTCGACAAGACGGCGACGCTGCTGGACCTGGCGGAAATCGGCATGAGCCAGAAGACGCTCGAGTCGATGGAAGCCGTCATCAAGCGCTCGCACGGCATCATCCTCGTCACTGGCCCCACGGGCTCCGGCAAGACGACGACGCTCTACGGCGCCCTGTCGAAAATCAACACGCCGGACCTCAACATCCTCACCGTCGAGGACCCGGTCGAGTACCAGCTCAAG comes from Pyxidicoccus parkwaysis and encodes:
- the gspE gene encoding type II secretion system ATPase GspE; translated protein: MNVTADPTTDATPAATPARNDATQVVAHGLAFYCGRPLGEILRALVPSLTEEKIQEALTVQAEKGQRIGEALVGMRAVSEEDVAKALGHQLDLPYLARIFTEEVDAELVKRIPINFAKQSHILPLSTEGDTVVVAVADPLDTSAMDHVRLLVGQSITPRIALASTIMDAINSVYDRSVNEAEQLVDEMETQDLDAIAHELDEPTDLLDVNDEAPVIRLVNSILFRAAKERASDIHIEPMERELLVRFRVDGVLQEIIKPPKRYQNAIVSRVKVMGQLNIAEKRLPQDGRIRIKLAGRDIDIRLSTIPTSFGERIVMRLLDKTATLLDLAEIGMSQKTLESMEAVIKRSHGIILVTGPTGSGKTTTLYGALSKINTPDLNILTVEDPVEYQLKGIGQMAINPKIGLTFAQGLRSFLRQDPDVIMVGEIRDKETAEIAIQASLTGHLVLSTVHTNDAAGAVTRLVDMGVEPFLVASSLTGILAQRLVRRVCPDCRVPYKPTDVELKELSHTLASFKERYGTDRIFKAAGCPSCNRNGYRGRTGIYEFLPVDDDVRQLVLKNVDASTIKRSATSKGMTTLLDDGARKIALGETTIAEVLSITQEDM
- the gspD gene encoding type II secretion system secretin GspD, with protein sequence MKTLPSWMLCLCLALAVPAQAQRRPPPPGSSAPAASPGGDRTISPQAPSAGGNGEETNQGPRRTPTCEEARRNARYGIYFDKVEIEKLVQTVADATCRTFILPENVRGKISIIGPENGRVEVNADAFYSAFLAALDANGLSVYQHGRFLKIVDKRSAKQNPIPTIVDETEPYTTNEQMVTKLFRIKNVEVEPLRGVLQQLVSKDGDTIPYPPDTIIVNDVGSNIHRLERIIDQLDSRAASDELRIIQIQYATAQDVANTVQRLFESKNARGGQRPGGFQSNVNPGGPPQEVAVQAQGQEGAGGPVTLSQIIPDERTNKLIIVASPAAFDRIRELVAQLDIPTTSGGRINVYPLENANAEELASTLQSLAQGTANRPRSPTPQPPPGIPRAPGGGTQAAELFSGEVKISADKGTNSLVIVASAADYKNIVQIIQQLDTPRRQVFVEAVIMEVNLNRDAAFGVNLHSGFSLKTDDGAVPGLIGTNNTGNGLPPSLSLGSLAQFGGFLAGLQGPVIPALEKLGLDIPAFGVVLHAMQQSSDVNVLSTPHILTSDNEEAEITVGQNVPFQSGFNPSSLGSTVGGTGGGTTGGLGGILGGLGGLGSLYAPITRQNVELKLTVKPQINDSDYIRLVISEQTEEIASTDPVLGPTTSRRSAKTTVIAKDQETVVLGGIMQDRTLESVNKVPVLGDIPIIGHLFRETTRKKTKTNLLLFLTPYIIRGPEDFRIIFERKMKERQQFVEQFYGQVPGYDVAVDFSHKPGPLSRMNQSVLKEQQRAENGGPGANGERIIAPSSQAPAPANGRPAPGSSPAPAPGTPPAEPPVREVEPPPGGSEQPVPVTPTQPSETPAPEAPSPENLRVQPDTGEQTP